One window of the Salvia miltiorrhiza cultivar Shanhuang (shh) chromosome 6, IMPLAD_Smil_shh, whole genome shotgun sequence genome contains the following:
- the LOC130990453 gene encoding uncharacterized protein LOC130990453 → MTPTSTASPTLPKVSTNFDPPMPRKQTSSTVKDNTRVSENPKAAMTPSKIHTIVEATDVAGTSSTTDNPTSTLKPTYVAVMGPRPARKPDIPAHTFFTLKPEQQGNEVAFNIPSSLYQKQVSEFQHALIGRLLLRKGDKPRPNLVLKQELQHTWNIQKPWSLIPMGKGYFTLKFSCEEDKIKMFDPYREISSLCHVWVRIYYLPVECWYPEIITGIARHICLPLKLDAASAYGEFGHFARILIEVDLALPLPETLLINCDEGSFYVEFSYEQLPLFCSRCKITGHTISKCKKGETKEHGDKATIVRNNEKENKKAKQQQVKKDNQWKAKDIEVEGQNNNSFGCLSQGCRDQQDHDDIYGPDF, encoded by the exons ATGACTCCGACCAGCACAGCCTCTCCCACCCTTCCGAAGGTCTCCACCAATTTTGATCCACCTATGCCACGAAAGCAAACTTCCAGCACTGTTAAGGATAACACTAGGGTTTCTGAAAACCCTAAAGCAGCCATGACACCTTCGAAGATACATACGATTGTGGAGGCTACTGATGTCGCCGGAACTTCCTCCACGACTGACAATCCTACGTCGACTCTTAAACCAACATATGTTGCTGTTATGGGTCCACGTCCGGCACGCAAACCAGATATTCCAGCGCATACTTTTTTCACGTTAAAACCAGAGCAGCAAGGGAATGAGGTTGCTTTTAATATCCCTTCGTCGCTGTACCAGAAGCAGGTTTCTGAATTTCAACACGCCCTCATTGGACGGCTTCTTTTGCGCAAAGGGGATAAGCCGAGGCCAAACTTGGTGCTCAAGCAAGAGTTGCAGCATACTTGGAATATTCAGAAGCCTTGGAGCCTTATTCCCATGGGAAAGGGATACTTCACTCTAAAATTCTCATGCGAGGAAGACAAAATCAAG ATGTTTGATCCTTATAGGGAAATTTCATCGCTTTGCCATGTGTGGGTCAGAATCTATTATCTTCCTGTAGAATGCTGGTATCCGGAGATTATCACGGGAATCGCACGGCATATCTGTCTTCCGTTAAAACTGGACGCTGCCTCTGCTTATGGGGAATTTGGCCATTTCGCTAGAATTCTTATAGAAGTCGATCTAGCTTTACCTCTCCCTGAGACTCTCTTAATCAACTGTGATGAAGGATCTTTTTACGTGGAGTTTAGTTATGAACAGCTGCCCCTTTTCTGCTCCCGATGCAAGATTACGGGCCATACTATATCTAAATGTAAGAAAGGAGAAACCAAGGAACATGGCGATAAAGCTACTATTGTCAGGAATAATGAAAAGGAGAATAAGAAGGCAAAGCAACAACAAGTTAAGAAAGACAATCAGTGGAAGGCCAAAGATATCGAAGTGGAGGGTCAGAATAATAATTCTTTTGGTTGTTTATCCCAGGGATGCAGAGATCAACAGGATCACGATGACATATATGGTCCGgatttttaa
- the LOC130988466 gene encoding protein NDL1-like isoform X1, with product MAELSGGSLCLDVETIYLGGKEHIVRTGSGSVSVIVYGDPDKPALVTYPDLALNHMSCFQGLFFCPEAATLLLHNFCVYHISPPGHELGAAAICADNPVPSLSDLADQILEVLNYFKLGAVMCMGVMAGAYILTLFAMKFRERVLGLILVSPLCKAPSWTEWLCNKVMSNLLYYYGICSLLKDCLLYRYFSKEVRGSAEVPESDIVQACRKLLDERKSTNVLRFLQAINRRPDITDGLRTLKCRTLIFVGDDSPFHSEALHMAANLDRRYSALVEVQACGSVVTEEQPYAMLVPMEYFLLGYGIHKPNHFNGSPRSPLCHTCIAPELLSPESMGLKLKPIRTRSHHKDSTT from the exons ATGGCTGAACTCAGCGGCGGTTCTCTTTGCCTAGACGTTGAGACGATTTATCTCGGCGGAAAG GAACATATTGTACGGACTGGGAGTGGCTCTGTTTCCGTTATAGTGTACGGAGATCCCGACAAGCCAGCTTTAGTCACTTATCCTGATTTAGCTTTAAATC ACATGTCTTGTTTCCAAGGGTTGTTCTTTTGTCCAGAAGCTGCAACTTTGCTGCTTCACAATTTCTGTGTATACCATATTAGTCCTCCAGGACATGAG TTGGGAGCTGCGGCAATTTGTGCAGATAACCCTGTGCCTTCTCTCAGTGACTTAGCCGATCAAATTCTTGAAGTGCTCAACTATTTTAA GCTTGGTGCGGTTATGTGCATGGGTGTAATGGCTGGTGCCTATATTCTCACCTTATTCGCT ATGAAATTTAGGGAGCGGGTTCTTGGTTTGATACTTGTTTCTCCTTTGTGTAAAGCCCCATCTTGGACAGAATGGCTATGCAATAAG GTGATGTCCAACTTGCTGTATTACTATGGCATATGTAGTCTGCTTAAGGATTGTTTACTTTATCGGTACTTTAGCAAG GAAGTTCGTGGCAGCGCTGAAGTTCCAGAATCAGACATAGTTCAAGCATGCAGAAAA CTTCTTGATGAGAGGAAGAGCACAAATGTTTTGCGGTTCCTTCAAGCAATAAATAG AAGACCTGACATTACTGATGGGCTGAGGACACTGAAGTGTCGAACTTTAATATTTGTTGGAGATGATTCTCCTTTCCATTCAGAAGCTCTTCACATGGCTGCTAACTTAGACAGAAGATACAGTGCCTTGGTTGAG GTTCAAGCTTGTGGGTCAGTGGTGACCGAGGAGCAGCCATATGCAATGTTAGTCCCAATGGAATATTTTCTCCTAGGGTATGGTATACACAAACCGAATCATTTCAATGGCAGCCCCAGGAGTCCACTTTGCCATACGTGTATTGCGCCGGAACTCCTCTCTCCGGAAAGCATGGGATTAAAGCTAAAACCAATCAGGACTCGGTCTCATCACAAAGATAGTACCACTTGA
- the LOC130988466 gene encoding protein NDL1-like isoform X2, with protein sequence MEHIVRTGSGSVSVIVYGDPDKPALVTYPDLALNHMSCFQGLFFCPEAATLLLHNFCVYHISPPGHELGAAAICADNPVPSLSDLADQILEVLNYFKLGAVMCMGVMAGAYILTLFAMKFRERVLGLILVSPLCKAPSWTEWLCNKVMSNLLYYYGICSLLKDCLLYRYFSKEVRGSAEVPESDIVQACRKLLDERKSTNVLRFLQAINRRPDITDGLRTLKCRTLIFVGDDSPFHSEALHMAANLDRRYSALVEVQACGSVVTEEQPYAMLVPMEYFLLGYGIHKPNHFNGSPRSPLCHTCIAPELLSPESMGLKLKPIRTRSHHKDSTT encoded by the exons ATG GAACATATTGTACGGACTGGGAGTGGCTCTGTTTCCGTTATAGTGTACGGAGATCCCGACAAGCCAGCTTTAGTCACTTATCCTGATTTAGCTTTAAATC ACATGTCTTGTTTCCAAGGGTTGTTCTTTTGTCCAGAAGCTGCAACTTTGCTGCTTCACAATTTCTGTGTATACCATATTAGTCCTCCAGGACATGAG TTGGGAGCTGCGGCAATTTGTGCAGATAACCCTGTGCCTTCTCTCAGTGACTTAGCCGATCAAATTCTTGAAGTGCTCAACTATTTTAA GCTTGGTGCGGTTATGTGCATGGGTGTAATGGCTGGTGCCTATATTCTCACCTTATTCGCT ATGAAATTTAGGGAGCGGGTTCTTGGTTTGATACTTGTTTCTCCTTTGTGTAAAGCCCCATCTTGGACAGAATGGCTATGCAATAAG GTGATGTCCAACTTGCTGTATTACTATGGCATATGTAGTCTGCTTAAGGATTGTTTACTTTATCGGTACTTTAGCAAG GAAGTTCGTGGCAGCGCTGAAGTTCCAGAATCAGACATAGTTCAAGCATGCAGAAAA CTTCTTGATGAGAGGAAGAGCACAAATGTTTTGCGGTTCCTTCAAGCAATAAATAG AAGACCTGACATTACTGATGGGCTGAGGACACTGAAGTGTCGAACTTTAATATTTGTTGGAGATGATTCTCCTTTCCATTCAGAAGCTCTTCACATGGCTGCTAACTTAGACAGAAGATACAGTGCCTTGGTTGAG GTTCAAGCTTGTGGGTCAGTGGTGACCGAGGAGCAGCCATATGCAATGTTAGTCCCAATGGAATATTTTCTCCTAGGGTATGGTATACACAAACCGAATCATTTCAATGGCAGCCCCAGGAGTCCACTTTGCCATACGTGTATTGCGCCGGAACTCCTCTCTCCGGAAAGCATGGGATTAAAGCTAAAACCAATCAGGACTCGGTCTCATCACAAAGATAGTACCACTTGA